Proteins encoded together in one Quercus lobata isolate SW786 chromosome 3, ValleyOak3.0 Primary Assembly, whole genome shotgun sequence window:
- the LOC115978727 gene encoding agamous-like MADS-box protein AGL30 isoform X1 — translation MGRVKLKIKRLENTNGRQATYAKRKHGIMKKANELSILCDIDIVLLMFSPSGKPSVCRGMRSSIEEVIAKFAQLTPQERAKRKLESLEALKKTFKKLDHDVNIQEFLGTSTQTIEDLTNQARSLETQLAEINKRLSYWTTPDKINSVEHLGQMEDSLRESLNQIRTHKQENLQKQQLMSLECSSQFQNGMHMPFRIGAEQQLQPLSWLPNNDSRQIIFPEDPNLLPHRDVECSASSSLGSYSGYFGTGKNSEIPNSGQEHGLLNQLTRNAPLRLQLGGQYPYLPYNVNLLNDTKFQPAAQMNQQEDPLEYHVSGNFGTSRPGYETTHHGWASTSGSSVVNMFDEHLYPQQPN, via the exons ATGGGAAGGGTAAAGCTAAAGATAAAGAGGTTGGAGAATACAAATGGTCGTCAAGCGACCTATGCGAAAAGGAAGCATGGCATCATGAAAAAGGCTAATGAGTTATCCATACTATGTGACATAGACATTGTTCTTCTCATGTTCTCACCAAGTGGCAAGCCTTCAGTATGCAGGGGAATGCGCAG TAGCATTGAAGAGGTCATTGCAAAATTCGCACAACTAACACCACAGGAAAGGGCAAAAAG GAAGTTGGAAAGCCTTGAA GCACTCAAGAAAACTTTTAAGAAGTTGGACCATGACGTGAATATACAAGAATTTCTTGGTACAAG TACCCAGACAATTGAG GATCTGACTAACCAAGCGAGGTCATTAGAGACTCAACTTGCTGAAATAAACAAAAGACTCAG CTATTGGACTACTCCTGATAAGATCAACAGTGTAGAACATTTGGGGCAAATGGAAGATTCACTTAGGGAATCACTTAACCAAATTCGAACACATAAG CAGGAAAATCTACAAAAGCAGCAACTTATGTCATTAGAATGCAGTAGTCAG TTCCAAAATGGGATGCATATGCCCTTCAGAATAGGTGCTGAACAACAGCTCCAACCTTTATCGTGGCTTCCTAATAATGACAGCCGGCAAATAATATTTCCCGAGGACCCAAACTTGCTTCCCCATAG AGATGTGGAGTGCTCTGCAAGTTCCTCCCTTGGGAGTTATTCTGGTTACTTTGGCACGGGTAAAAATTCAGAGATTCCTAATTCTGGGCAAGAACATGGCTTGCTGAATCAGTTAACTAGAAATGCCCCTCTGAGGCTACAACTGGGTGGGCAATATCCTTACCTCCCATACAATGTCAATTTGCTGAATGATACTAAATTCCAACCAGCAGCACAGATGAACCAACAAGAAGACCCTTTGGAATATCATGTTAGTGGAAATTTTGGAACTTCTAGACCAGGGTATGAGACTACTCATCATGGTTGGGCTTCCACATCTGGGTCTAGTGTTGTTAATATGTTTGATGAGCATTTATATCCCCAG CAACCAAACTGA
- the LOC115978727 gene encoding agamous-like MADS-box protein AGL30 isoform X3 translates to MGRVKLKIKRLENTNGRQATYAKRKHGIMKKANELSILCDIDIVLLMFSPSGKPSVCRGMRSIEEVIAKFAQLTPQERAKRKLESLEALKKTFKKLDHDVNIQEFLGTSTQTIEDLTNQARSLETQLAEINKRLSYWTTPDKINSVEHLGQMEDSLRESLNQIRTHKQENLQKQQLMSLECSSQFQNGMHMPFRIGAEQQLQPLSWLPNNDSRQIIFPEDPNLLPHRDVECSASSSLGSYSGYFGTGKNSEIPNSGQEHGLLNQLTRNAPLRLQLGGQYPYLPYNVNLLNDTKFQPAAQMNQQEDPLEYHVSGNFGTSRPGYETTHHGWASTSGSSVVNMFDEHLYPQQPN, encoded by the exons ATGGGAAGGGTAAAGCTAAAGATAAAGAGGTTGGAGAATACAAATGGTCGTCAAGCGACCTATGCGAAAAGGAAGCATGGCATCATGAAAAAGGCTAATGAGTTATCCATACTATGTGACATAGACATTGTTCTTCTCATGTTCTCACCAAGTGGCAAGCCTTCAGTATGCAGGGGAATGCGCAG CATTGAAGAGGTCATTGCAAAATTCGCACAACTAACACCACAGGAAAGGGCAAAAAG GAAGTTGGAAAGCCTTGAA GCACTCAAGAAAACTTTTAAGAAGTTGGACCATGACGTGAATATACAAGAATTTCTTGGTACAAG TACCCAGACAATTGAG GATCTGACTAACCAAGCGAGGTCATTAGAGACTCAACTTGCTGAAATAAACAAAAGACTCAG CTATTGGACTACTCCTGATAAGATCAACAGTGTAGAACATTTGGGGCAAATGGAAGATTCACTTAGGGAATCACTTAACCAAATTCGAACACATAAG CAGGAAAATCTACAAAAGCAGCAACTTATGTCATTAGAATGCAGTAGTCAG TTCCAAAATGGGATGCATATGCCCTTCAGAATAGGTGCTGAACAACAGCTCCAACCTTTATCGTGGCTTCCTAATAATGACAGCCGGCAAATAATATTTCCCGAGGACCCAAACTTGCTTCCCCATAG AGATGTGGAGTGCTCTGCAAGTTCCTCCCTTGGGAGTTATTCTGGTTACTTTGGCACGGGTAAAAATTCAGAGATTCCTAATTCTGGGCAAGAACATGGCTTGCTGAATCAGTTAACTAGAAATGCCCCTCTGAGGCTACAACTGGGTGGGCAATATCCTTACCTCCCATACAATGTCAATTTGCTGAATGATACTAAATTCCAACCAGCAGCACAGATGAACCAACAAGAAGACCCTTTGGAATATCATGTTAGTGGAAATTTTGGAACTTCTAGACCAGGGTATGAGACTACTCATCATGGTTGGGCTTCCACATCTGGGTCTAGTGTTGTTAATATGTTTGATGAGCATTTATATCCCCAG CAACCAAACTGA
- the LOC115978727 gene encoding agamous-like MADS-box protein AGL30 isoform X4 — MGRVKLKIKRLENTNGRQATYAKRKHGIMKKANELSILCDIDIVLLMFSPSGKPSVCRGMRSIEEVIAKFAQLTPQERAKRKLESLEALKKTFKKLDHDVNIQEFLGTSTQTIEDLTNQARSLETQLAEINKRLSYWTTPDKINSVEHLGQMEDSLRESLNQIRTHKENLQKQQLMSLECSSQFQNGMHMPFRIGAEQQLQPLSWLPNNDSRQIIFPEDPNLLPHRDVECSASSSLGSYSGYFGTGKNSEIPNSGQEHGLLNQLTRNAPLRLQLGGQYPYLPYNVNLLNDTKFQPAAQMNQQEDPLEYHVSGNFGTSRPGYETTHHGWASTSGSSVVNMFDEHLYPQQPN; from the exons ATGGGAAGGGTAAAGCTAAAGATAAAGAGGTTGGAGAATACAAATGGTCGTCAAGCGACCTATGCGAAAAGGAAGCATGGCATCATGAAAAAGGCTAATGAGTTATCCATACTATGTGACATAGACATTGTTCTTCTCATGTTCTCACCAAGTGGCAAGCCTTCAGTATGCAGGGGAATGCGCAG CATTGAAGAGGTCATTGCAAAATTCGCACAACTAACACCACAGGAAAGGGCAAAAAG GAAGTTGGAAAGCCTTGAA GCACTCAAGAAAACTTTTAAGAAGTTGGACCATGACGTGAATATACAAGAATTTCTTGGTACAAG TACCCAGACAATTGAG GATCTGACTAACCAAGCGAGGTCATTAGAGACTCAACTTGCTGAAATAAACAAAAGACTCAG CTATTGGACTACTCCTGATAAGATCAACAGTGTAGAACATTTGGGGCAAATGGAAGATTCACTTAGGGAATCACTTAACCAAATTCGAACACATAAG GAAAATCTACAAAAGCAGCAACTTATGTCATTAGAATGCAGTAGTCAG TTCCAAAATGGGATGCATATGCCCTTCAGAATAGGTGCTGAACAACAGCTCCAACCTTTATCGTGGCTTCCTAATAATGACAGCCGGCAAATAATATTTCCCGAGGACCCAAACTTGCTTCCCCATAG AGATGTGGAGTGCTCTGCAAGTTCCTCCCTTGGGAGTTATTCTGGTTACTTTGGCACGGGTAAAAATTCAGAGATTCCTAATTCTGGGCAAGAACATGGCTTGCTGAATCAGTTAACTAGAAATGCCCCTCTGAGGCTACAACTGGGTGGGCAATATCCTTACCTCCCATACAATGTCAATTTGCTGAATGATACTAAATTCCAACCAGCAGCACAGATGAACCAACAAGAAGACCCTTTGGAATATCATGTTAGTGGAAATTTTGGAACTTCTAGACCAGGGTATGAGACTACTCATCATGGTTGGGCTTCCACATCTGGGTCTAGTGTTGTTAATATGTTTGATGAGCATTTATATCCCCAG CAACCAAACTGA
- the LOC115978727 gene encoding agamous-like MADS-box protein AGL30 isoform X2 translates to MGRVKLKIKRLENTNGRQATYAKRKHGIMKKANELSILCDIDIVLLMFSPSGKPSVCRGMRSSIEEVIAKFAQLTPQERAKRKLESLEALKKTFKKLDHDVNIQEFLGTSTQTIEDLTNQARSLETQLAEINKRLSYWTTPDKINSVEHLGQMEDSLRESLNQIRTHKENLQKQQLMSLECSSQFQNGMHMPFRIGAEQQLQPLSWLPNNDSRQIIFPEDPNLLPHRDVECSASSSLGSYSGYFGTGKNSEIPNSGQEHGLLNQLTRNAPLRLQLGGQYPYLPYNVNLLNDTKFQPAAQMNQQEDPLEYHVSGNFGTSRPGYETTHHGWASTSGSSVVNMFDEHLYPQQPN, encoded by the exons ATGGGAAGGGTAAAGCTAAAGATAAAGAGGTTGGAGAATACAAATGGTCGTCAAGCGACCTATGCGAAAAGGAAGCATGGCATCATGAAAAAGGCTAATGAGTTATCCATACTATGTGACATAGACATTGTTCTTCTCATGTTCTCACCAAGTGGCAAGCCTTCAGTATGCAGGGGAATGCGCAG TAGCATTGAAGAGGTCATTGCAAAATTCGCACAACTAACACCACAGGAAAGGGCAAAAAG GAAGTTGGAAAGCCTTGAA GCACTCAAGAAAACTTTTAAGAAGTTGGACCATGACGTGAATATACAAGAATTTCTTGGTACAAG TACCCAGACAATTGAG GATCTGACTAACCAAGCGAGGTCATTAGAGACTCAACTTGCTGAAATAAACAAAAGACTCAG CTATTGGACTACTCCTGATAAGATCAACAGTGTAGAACATTTGGGGCAAATGGAAGATTCACTTAGGGAATCACTTAACCAAATTCGAACACATAAG GAAAATCTACAAAAGCAGCAACTTATGTCATTAGAATGCAGTAGTCAG TTCCAAAATGGGATGCATATGCCCTTCAGAATAGGTGCTGAACAACAGCTCCAACCTTTATCGTGGCTTCCTAATAATGACAGCCGGCAAATAATATTTCCCGAGGACCCAAACTTGCTTCCCCATAG AGATGTGGAGTGCTCTGCAAGTTCCTCCCTTGGGAGTTATTCTGGTTACTTTGGCACGGGTAAAAATTCAGAGATTCCTAATTCTGGGCAAGAACATGGCTTGCTGAATCAGTTAACTAGAAATGCCCCTCTGAGGCTACAACTGGGTGGGCAATATCCTTACCTCCCATACAATGTCAATTTGCTGAATGATACTAAATTCCAACCAGCAGCACAGATGAACCAACAAGAAGACCCTTTGGAATATCATGTTAGTGGAAATTTTGGAACTTCTAGACCAGGGTATGAGACTACTCATCATGGTTGGGCTTCCACATCTGGGTCTAGTGTTGTTAATATGTTTGATGAGCATTTATATCCCCAG CAACCAAACTGA
- the LOC115978729 gene encoding phosphatidylinositol N-acetylglucosaminyltransferase subunit C-like: MDNCIAENPSPTRAKWRKVAYGGMQPGFDDNHTDECFLEGMVMNANVVKRDMLKVMQDAISISQYLCIVVLVGLVWTYTLRSTLDESSLLYLDVSLLGSGFLVLLLTEEMLSLNLLLHYLVNVFFFTTGLFVLAPIYQTLTRSISSDTIWAVTVSLVILHLFLHDYSGSTVTAPGALKNPTLTSSISLNASVVASVFIASRLPSRLQVFAIMLFSLQVFLFAPLVTYCIKKYSFRLHLCFSFSLMAMTLAFVYTLHRLLFVLLLGLLVFVTVVCPYWLIRMQEYKFEINGPWDEAKLCFDITD, from the coding sequence ATGGATAACTGCATTGCAGAAAATCCATCTCCAACTCGAGCCAAATGGAGAAAAGTGGCATATGGAGGGATGCAACCTGGGTTTGATGATAATCACACTGATGAGTGTTTCCTTGAAGGTATGGTCATGAATGCCAATGTTGTAAAACGGGACATGCTGAAAGTGATGCAAGATGCAATTTCTATCTCTCAATATCTATGCATTGTTGTTCTTGTCGGTTTGGTTTGGACATATACTCTCAGATCAACTCTTGATGAAAGTTCCCTCTTGTATCTTGATGTGAGCCTTCTTGGATCAGGTTTTCTAGTTCTCCTTTTAACCGAAGAAATGCTTTCCCTTAACCTTCTCTTGCATTATTTAgtcaatgttttcttttttacaactGGGCTATTTGTTTTGGCTCCTATCTACCAAACTCTGACAAGATCCATTAGCTCAGATACCATTTGGGCAGTAACTGTTTCACTTGTCATACTTCATCTATTCCTTCATGACTATTCAGGATCAACCGTGACAGCTCCTGGAGCTCTGAAAAATCCAACCTTGACCAGTTCTATATCTTTAAATGCTTCTGTAGTAGCATCGGTTTTCATTGCATCTCGCCTTCCATCAAGGCTACAAGTTTTTGCTATCATGCTATTCTCCTTGCAAGTCTTCCTTTTTGCTCCACTGGTCACTTACTGTATCAAGAAGTATTCCTTCCGCTTGcacctttgcttttctttcaGTTTGATGGCTATGACCTTGGCTTTTGTTTATACACTGCATCGGTTACTTTTTGTTCTCCTGTTGGGTTTATTGGTTTTTGTTACTGTGGTGTGTCCTTATTGGCTTATACGGATGCAGGAATACAAGTTTGAGATCAATGGCCCTTGGGATGAGGCTAAGCTTTGTTTTGATATTACAGATTAA